One window from the genome of Jiangella alba encodes:
- a CDS encoding ABC transporter substrate-binding protein, which produces MRYLPPAAVALVLVTAACGSDDAGDAAAEAVTVDNCGVDVTFDAPPERVVLLESAPVTIMHELGVLDAAVLRAGAFPEAYYDDETNAAIAAVESLGDDVDTSGHLQISQEVIIAEQPELVLGLPDGITREGLSGVGINALIQPVYCPAGVDATTFDDVYEQVETYGRVFDRTDEADALVGELKDRVAAVEAAAEGAPERTAAVLYPTVGGGSGYAYGNRSMAHPQLEAAGFTNVFGDVDERVFEVTLEQIIAADPDVLVLLHVDGDPAAVEDAVVALPGAEDLTAVRNGDILVQLFNFTEPPTPLSIDGLERIAERFLP; this is translated from the coding sequence ATGCGTTACCTGCCGCCCGCCGCCGTCGCCCTGGTCCTGGTGACCGCGGCCTGCGGGTCCGACGACGCCGGCGACGCCGCCGCCGAGGCCGTCACCGTCGACAACTGCGGCGTGGACGTGACGTTCGACGCGCCGCCGGAGCGGGTGGTGCTGCTGGAGAGCGCGCCGGTGACGATCATGCACGAGCTCGGCGTGCTGGACGCCGCGGTGCTGCGGGCCGGCGCGTTCCCCGAGGCGTACTACGACGACGAGACGAACGCCGCCATCGCCGCCGTCGAGTCGCTCGGCGACGACGTCGACACCAGCGGCCACCTGCAGATCTCGCAGGAGGTCATCATCGCCGAGCAGCCCGAGCTGGTGCTGGGGCTGCCCGACGGCATCACCCGCGAAGGGCTGTCCGGCGTCGGCATCAACGCGCTGATCCAGCCGGTGTACTGCCCCGCCGGCGTCGACGCGACCACGTTCGACGACGTGTACGAGCAGGTCGAGACGTACGGCCGGGTCTTCGACCGCACGGACGAGGCCGACGCGCTGGTCGGCGAGCTGAAGGACCGGGTCGCGGCGGTCGAGGCCGCCGCCGAGGGCGCGCCGGAGCGCACCGCCGCCGTCCTCTACCCCACTGTCGGCGGCGGCAGCGGCTACGCCTACGGCAACCGCAGCATGGCGCACCCGCAGCTCGAGGCGGCCGGCTTCACCAACGTCTTCGGCGACGTCGACGAGCGGGTGTTCGAGGTGACGCTGGAGCAGATCATCGCCGCCGACCCGGACGTGCTGGTGCTGCTGCACGTCGACGGCGACCCGGCCGCCGTCGAGGACGCCGTCGTCGCCCTTCCCGGCGCCGAGGACCTGACGGCGGTCCGCAACGGCGACATCCTCGTGCAGCTGTTCAACTTCACCGAGCCGCCCACGCCGCTGTCGATCGACGGGCTGGAACGCATCGCCGAGCGGTTCCTCCCGTGA
- a CDS encoding FecCD family ABC transporter permease, which produces MSLTGVVAEPLVDDDLGQGAQRRRTALWIGGLAAGLLVTVVLAVGIGAVGISPGTVARIVGHHTLGSPAGVTWTRAEDSIVWQVRLPRVVLGVVVGAALAVCGVALQAMVRNLLADPYLLGVTSGASTGAAAAILFGLGAGFGENALSASAFLGALAASAAVFVVARAGGRITSLRLLMAGVAVGYALYAATSFLIFAADSAEGARSVLFWLLGSLGLARWGVPLAIVVVVVALTLAALLLWSRRLDALAIGDETAHTLGVPPTRFRVQLLVVVSLCVGAVVAASGGIGFVGLVIPHVARRFVGAAHGRVVPVAALIGAIFLVWADVAARTLLEPRELPIGIITALVGAPFLLILVRRFHSAGA; this is translated from the coding sequence GTGAGTCTGACCGGCGTGGTCGCCGAGCCCCTCGTCGACGACGACCTGGGCCAGGGGGCGCAGCGGCGCCGCACGGCGCTCTGGATCGGCGGGCTGGCCGCCGGGCTGCTGGTCACCGTGGTGCTGGCGGTCGGCATCGGCGCCGTCGGCATCAGTCCCGGCACGGTCGCCCGCATCGTCGGCCACCACACGCTGGGCAGCCCGGCCGGCGTCACGTGGACGCGGGCCGAGGACTCCATCGTCTGGCAGGTGCGTCTCCCCCGCGTGGTCCTCGGCGTCGTCGTCGGGGCGGCGCTGGCCGTGTGCGGGGTCGCGCTGCAGGCGATGGTGCGCAACCTGCTGGCCGACCCGTACCTGCTCGGCGTCACCTCCGGCGCGTCCACCGGCGCGGCCGCGGCGATCCTGTTCGGGCTGGGCGCCGGGTTCGGCGAGAACGCGCTGTCGGCGAGCGCGTTCCTCGGGGCGCTGGCGGCGTCGGCGGCGGTGTTCGTGGTGGCGCGGGCGGGCGGGCGGATCACGTCGCTGCGGCTGCTGATGGCCGGCGTCGCCGTCGGGTACGCGCTGTACGCCGCCACCAGCTTCCTGATCTTCGCCGCCGACTCCGCCGAGGGCGCCCGGTCGGTGCTGTTCTGGCTGCTCGGCTCGCTCGGCCTGGCCCGCTGGGGCGTGCCGCTGGCAATCGTCGTCGTGGTGGTGGCGCTGACGCTGGCGGCGCTGCTGCTGTGGAGCCGGCGGCTGGACGCGCTGGCCATCGGCGACGAGACCGCCCACACGCTGGGCGTGCCGCCGACCCGGTTCCGGGTGCAGTTGCTGGTGGTCGTGTCGCTGTGCGTGGGCGCGGTCGTCGCGGCGTCCGGCGGCATCGGCTTCGTCGGCCTCGTCATCCCGCACGTCGCCCGCCGGTTCGTCGGGGCGGCGCACGGGCGCGTCGTCCCGGTGGCGGCGCTGATCGGCGCGATCTTCCTCGTCTGGGCCGACGTCGCCGCCCGGACGCTGCTGGAGCCGCGCGAGCTGCCGATCGGCATCATCACCGCGCTCGTGGGCGCACCGTTCCTGCTGATCCTGGTCCGGCGGTTCCACTCCGCCGGCGCCTGA
- a CDS encoding class I SAM-dependent methyltransferase has protein sequence MNWLDSWDRQQEVYIRDRERRYDVMLAFLEELAPAEPLVLDLAAGPGSTAVRVLDRLPGARCLAVDVDPVLQRLGRDAYGDAGGRLTWIRADLRDPEWPSALGAGRVDAVVSTTALHWLRPEELAPLYRTLRELLAESGGPFLNGDHFPFPRETPRIRAAAQRVDQRRQDDAVAAGADDWAAWWEALRADPDLAAEHAARAGLWPEDGRGFASASLAFHQAALDTAGFTESAIVWQDLDERVLLALP, from the coding sequence ATGAACTGGCTCGACAGCTGGGACCGCCAGCAGGAGGTCTACATCCGCGACCGCGAGCGCCGCTACGACGTCATGCTGGCGTTCCTGGAGGAGCTGGCGCCGGCCGAGCCGCTGGTGCTGGACCTCGCGGCGGGGCCCGGCTCGACGGCGGTCCGGGTGCTGGACCGGCTGCCCGGCGCCCGCTGCCTCGCCGTCGACGTCGACCCGGTGCTGCAGCGGCTCGGCCGCGACGCGTACGGCGACGCCGGCGGCCGGCTCACCTGGATCCGGGCCGACCTGCGCGACCCGGAGTGGCCCTCGGCGCTGGGCGCCGGCCGCGTCGACGCCGTCGTCTCCACCACCGCGCTGCACTGGCTGCGGCCGGAGGAGCTGGCGCCGCTGTACCGGACGCTGCGCGAGCTGCTGGCGGAGTCGGGCGGGCCGTTCCTCAACGGCGACCACTTCCCGTTCCCCCGCGAGACGCCCCGCATCCGCGCCGCCGCCCAGCGCGTCGACCAGCGCCGTCAGGACGACGCCGTCGCCGCCGGAGCCGACGACTGGGCCGCCTGGTGGGAGGCGCTGCGGGCCGACCCGGACCTCGCCGCCGAGCACGCCGCCAGGGCCGGGCTCTGGCCCGAGGACGGCCGCGGGTTCGCGTCCGCGTCGCTGGCGTTCCACCAGGCGGCGCTGGACACCGCCGGGTTCACCGAGTCGGCGATCGTCTGGCAGGACCTCGACGAGCGGGTGCTGCTGGCGCTGCCCTGA
- a CDS encoding glycoside hydrolase family 97 catalytic domain-containing protein, translating to MSESTTWSARHGRHTVAVTWFRGRLTWTALSGGVQVTPPAPLHLRTGDGRDLLSGVAYVSDAARDVAEEYELVVGKRVGRHTVDHHERSVRFACADGGEVTVVLRAAPDGVALRFVLHGLDGATVTGGDVALRFPAAAPVWPLTYTPWYETTRFSSTLDALEPGDYGFPFLAELGDDTFALVTEADLDGRYGGSLARYAGGGGLTVTLANDVVLSGDAVATPWRVLILGDLATVVASHLVDDLAPPAPAGPPPWARPGRAAWSWWSDFYSGAQLSKQLRMLDYAAERGWEYVLVDCGWDGVWMPELVAAASERGVGVFVWVVWDHLATPEQRAKLAEWASWGVAGVKVDFMESEAQERYRWYDEVIAECARVGLMINFHGSVIPRGWARTYPHVMSYEAVRGAEYYVFYSEPLTPEHNTIVPFTRNVVGSADYTPVTFSAAARLTTEAHELALAVVLESGLLNFADDVDEYAKRPIAEAAIERVRAHWDETRLLAGRPGEYVVLARRSGDEWIVGALSALAEPKAVTLDLGLLGAGDFTATIITDDDADRLTQEVRPASGTVDVTLRPNGGAVVLLAPSGHTRGPAAEPRPTVTVAEPIVRGVPGEPVEIEAVVSGAEPHLVVPPGWDAPRPLRPGAWTVTVPADTEPGHVAVLAVHAGDPLGARRSTLAHVRVVSPLGADPASLVALTPLAAANGSGPVERDMSNGEGNPADGRPMSVAGTHHPEGLGVCAPSDVTWVIDGAPARLTASVGVDDESPAGATATCSVVGDGRVLTTVELTAGDPARELDVDLAGVTRLRLVVRSPDGAEPAHVDWIDPHVRPLN from the coding sequence GTGTCTGAGTCCACCACTTGGTCCGCGCGGCACGGCCGCCACACCGTCGCCGTCACCTGGTTCCGCGGCCGGCTCACCTGGACGGCGCTCTCCGGCGGCGTGCAGGTCACCCCGCCCGCGCCGCTGCACCTGCGCACGGGCGACGGCCGCGACCTGCTGTCCGGCGTCGCGTACGTGTCCGACGCCGCCCGCGACGTGGCCGAGGAGTACGAGCTGGTCGTCGGCAAGCGGGTCGGCCGGCACACCGTCGACCACCACGAGCGGTCGGTCCGGTTCGCCTGTGCGGACGGCGGCGAGGTCACCGTCGTGCTGCGGGCCGCGCCGGACGGCGTCGCGCTGCGGTTCGTGCTGCACGGCCTCGACGGCGCGACGGTGACCGGCGGCGACGTCGCCCTGCGGTTCCCGGCGGCGGCGCCGGTCTGGCCGCTCACGTACACGCCCTGGTACGAGACCACGAGGTTCAGCAGCACGCTGGACGCGCTGGAGCCCGGCGACTACGGCTTCCCGTTCCTCGCCGAACTGGGCGACGACACGTTCGCACTGGTCACCGAGGCGGACCTGGACGGCCGGTATGGCGGCTCGCTGGCCCGGTACGCGGGCGGCGGCGGGCTCACCGTCACGCTCGCGAACGACGTCGTGCTGTCCGGCGACGCCGTCGCGACGCCGTGGCGGGTGCTGATCCTCGGTGACCTCGCGACCGTCGTCGCGTCGCACCTGGTGGACGACCTCGCGCCGCCCGCACCGGCGGGGCCGCCGCCCTGGGCGCGGCCGGGCCGGGCGGCGTGGTCGTGGTGGTCGGACTTCTACAGTGGCGCCCAGCTGTCCAAGCAGCTGCGCATGCTCGACTACGCCGCCGAGCGCGGCTGGGAGTACGTGCTGGTCGACTGCGGCTGGGACGGCGTCTGGATGCCCGAGCTGGTGGCCGCGGCCAGCGAGCGCGGCGTCGGCGTGTTCGTCTGGGTGGTCTGGGACCACCTCGCCACCCCGGAGCAACGGGCCAAGCTGGCCGAGTGGGCGTCGTGGGGCGTCGCCGGCGTCAAGGTCGACTTCATGGAGTCCGAGGCGCAGGAGCGCTACCGCTGGTACGACGAGGTCATCGCCGAGTGCGCCCGCGTCGGCCTGATGATCAACTTCCACGGCTCGGTCATCCCACGCGGCTGGGCCCGCACGTACCCGCACGTCATGAGCTACGAGGCGGTGCGCGGCGCGGAGTACTACGTCTTCTACAGCGAGCCGCTGACGCCCGAGCACAACACGATCGTCCCGTTCACCCGCAACGTCGTCGGGTCGGCCGACTACACGCCGGTGACGTTCTCGGCCGCGGCCCGGCTGACCACCGAGGCGCACGAGCTGGCGCTGGCCGTCGTGCTGGAGTCGGGGCTGCTGAACTTCGCCGACGACGTCGACGAGTACGCGAAGCGGCCCATCGCGGAGGCGGCCATCGAGCGCGTCCGGGCGCACTGGGACGAGACCCGGCTGCTGGCCGGGCGGCCGGGGGAGTACGTCGTACTGGCCCGCCGCTCGGGTGACGAGTGGATCGTCGGCGCACTGTCCGCGCTCGCGGAGCCGAAGGCCGTCACCCTCGACCTCGGCCTGCTCGGTGCGGGCGACTTCACCGCCACGATCATCACCGACGACGACGCCGACCGGCTCACCCAGGAGGTTCGTCCGGCCTCCGGCACCGTCGACGTCACGCTGCGGCCCAACGGCGGCGCGGTGGTGCTGCTGGCGCCGTCCGGCCACACCCGCGGGCCGGCCGCTGAGCCGCGTCCCACCGTCACCGTCGCCGAGCCGATCGTGCGCGGCGTCCCCGGCGAGCCGGTCGAGATCGAGGCCGTCGTCAGCGGCGCCGAGCCGCACCTCGTCGTGCCGCCCGGCTGGGACGCGCCGCGACCGCTGCGCCCCGGCGCCTGGACGGTCACCGTCCCCGCGGACACCGAGCCCGGCCACGTCGCCGTCCTGGCCGTCCACGCGGGCGACCCGCTCGGCGCCCGCCGCTCCACCCTCGCGCACGTGCGCGTCGTCAGCCCCCTCGGCGCGGACCCCGCGTCGCTCGTCGCGCTCACCCCCCTCGCCGCCGCCAACGGCAGCGGCCCGGTCGAGCGGGACATGTCCAACGGCGAGGGCAACCCCGCCGACGGCCGGCCGATGTCCGTGGCCGGCACGCACCACCCCGAGGGCCTCGGCGTCTGCGCCCCGTCGGACGTCACCTGGGTGATCGACGGCGCACCGGCGCGGCTCACCGCGTCCGTCGGCGTCGACGACGAGAGCCCCGCCGGCGCGACGGCCACCTGCTCCGTCGTCGGCGACGGCCGCGTCCTCACCACGGTCGAGCTCACCGCGGGCGACCCCGCACGGGAGCTCGACGTGGACCTCGCCGGCGTCACCCGGCTGCGACTGGTCGTGCGGTCGCCCGACGGTGCCGAGCCCGCGCACGTGGACTGGATCGATCCGCACGTGCGGCCCCTGAACTGA
- a CDS encoding ABC transporter ATP-binding protein translates to MIGADGVSFAYGDTLVVDGAHVTAAPGAVVGLIGPNGSGKTTLLRTLYGALAPRAGLVTLDETPVGELKPRELARRLAVVVQEGTGELPLTVTETVLLGRAPHLSTFQRHGRDDYRVAAASLARVGARHLAGRVFAGLSGGEKQRVLIARALAQQADHLLLDEPTNHLDIRYQHEVLHLVSRLDVTTVVVLHDLNLAARYCDELVLLDGGRVAAAGTPDAVLRPEVLEPVYRIGVQRIDTGDGVQLLFRPLDSVPEGATA, encoded by the coding sequence GTGATCGGCGCCGACGGCGTCTCGTTCGCCTACGGCGACACCCTGGTGGTCGACGGCGCCCACGTCACCGCCGCGCCGGGCGCCGTCGTCGGGCTGATCGGCCCGAACGGCAGTGGCAAGACGACGCTGCTGCGCACGCTCTACGGCGCGCTGGCGCCGCGGGCCGGGCTGGTGACGCTGGACGAGACGCCGGTCGGCGAGCTGAAGCCGCGCGAGCTGGCCCGGCGGCTCGCCGTCGTCGTCCAGGAGGGCACCGGCGAGCTGCCGCTGACCGTCACCGAGACCGTGCTGCTCGGCCGCGCGCCGCACCTGTCCACGTTCCAGCGGCACGGCCGCGACGACTACCGGGTGGCGGCCGCGTCGCTGGCCCGGGTCGGCGCCCGGCACCTCGCCGGACGGGTGTTCGCCGGGCTGTCCGGCGGCGAGAAGCAGCGGGTGCTGATCGCCCGCGCGCTGGCCCAGCAGGCCGACCACCTGCTGCTCGACGAGCCCACCAACCACCTCGACATCCGCTACCAGCACGAGGTGTTGCATCTGGTCAGCCGCCTCGACGTCACGACCGTCGTGGTGCTGCACGACCTCAACCTCGCCGCCCGCTACTGCGACGAGCTGGTGCTGCTCGACGGCGGCCGGGTCGCCGCCGCGGGCACGCCGGACGCCGTCCTGCGCCCGGAGGTACTGGAGCCGGTGTACCGCATCGGCGTCCAGCGCATCGACACCGGCGACGGCGTCCAGCTGCTGTTCCGTCCGCTCGACTCCGTCCCCGAAGGAGCGACCGCATGA
- a CDS encoding L-aspartate oxidase, with the protein MSAGISHRQLSTTVLVIGTGGSGLRAAIEVAEQGVDVLAVGKRPRDDAHTALAAGGINAALGTMDAGDSWQQHAADTIKESYDLANPHTVEIVTQGAERGIRDLERYGMQFAREADGRISQRFFGAHTFRRTAFAGDYTGLEIQRTLVRRTEQLGIPILDSVYVTRILVRDNVVFGAYGFDLRDGTRYLIHADAVVLAAGGHTRIWRRTSSRRDENTGDAFRLAVEAGARLRDPELVQFHPSGIIEPENAAGTLISEAARGEGGILRNALGERFMQRYDPERMELSTRDRVALAAYTEIKEGRGTEKGGVWLDVSGLPRETVMTRLPRVYQTMLEVQMLDITADPIEVAPTAHYSMGGVWVRPDDHGTDVGGLYAVGEASSGLHGANRLGGNSLIELLVFGRIVGRAAVAHAAGLDAQRRSADAVAQARAEVDELLAADGHENVRALQRSIRNTMTEHAGVVRDEAGLKAGLAELDHLDERMADVGIHPDIAGFQDLAHAFDLKASALAARATLEAARERRETRGCHNRADYPDLDPALRVNLVWSPATGVVREEIPPVPGEIAALIRDVSTEGKLVE; encoded by the coding sequence ATGAGCGCAGGCATCTCCCATCGCCAGCTGTCCACCACCGTGCTCGTCATCGGGACGGGAGGGTCGGGGCTGCGGGCGGCCATCGAGGTCGCCGAGCAGGGCGTCGACGTGCTCGCCGTCGGCAAGCGCCCCCGCGACGACGCGCACACCGCGCTCGCGGCCGGCGGCATCAACGCGGCGCTGGGCACCATGGACGCCGGCGACAGCTGGCAGCAGCACGCCGCCGACACCATCAAGGAGAGCTACGACCTCGCCAACCCGCACACGGTCGAGATCGTCACGCAGGGCGCCGAGCGCGGCATCCGCGACCTCGAGCGCTACGGCATGCAGTTCGCCCGCGAGGCCGACGGCCGCATCTCGCAGCGCTTCTTCGGCGCGCACACGTTCCGGCGCACCGCGTTCGCCGGCGACTACACGGGCCTGGAGATCCAGCGCACGCTGGTGCGGCGCACCGAGCAGCTGGGCATCCCGATCCTCGACTCCGTCTACGTCACCCGCATCCTGGTGCGCGACAACGTCGTCTTCGGCGCCTACGGCTTCGACCTGCGCGACGGCACCCGCTACCTCATCCACGCCGACGCCGTCGTGCTGGCGGCCGGCGGCCACACCCGCATCTGGCGGCGCACGTCGTCGCGGCGCGACGAGAACACCGGCGACGCGTTCCGGCTCGCCGTCGAGGCCGGCGCCCGGCTGCGCGATCCCGAGCTGGTGCAGTTCCACCCGTCCGGCATCATCGAGCCCGAGAACGCGGCGGGGACGCTGATCTCCGAGGCCGCACGGGGCGAGGGTGGCATCCTGCGCAACGCGCTCGGCGAGCGGTTCATGCAGCGCTACGACCCCGAGCGCATGGAGCTGTCCACCCGCGACCGCGTCGCGCTGGCCGCGTACACCGAGATCAAGGAGGGGCGCGGCACCGAGAAGGGCGGCGTCTGGCTGGACGTGTCGGGGCTGCCGCGCGAGACCGTCATGACGCGGCTGCCGCGGGTCTACCAGACCATGCTCGAGGTGCAGATGCTCGACATCACCGCCGACCCCATCGAGGTCGCGCCCACGGCGCACTACTCCATGGGCGGGGTGTGGGTCCGGCCCGACGACCACGGCACCGACGTCGGCGGCCTGTACGCGGTCGGCGAGGCGTCCAGCGGGCTGCACGGCGCCAACCGGCTCGGCGGCAACTCGCTCATCGAGCTGCTGGTCTTCGGCCGCATCGTGGGCCGGGCCGCCGTCGCGCACGCAGCCGGTCTCGACGCCCAGCGCCGCTCGGCCGACGCCGTCGCCCAGGCCCGGGCCGAGGTCGACGAGCTGCTGGCGGCGGACGGCCACGAGAACGTGCGCGCCCTGCAGCGCTCCATCCGCAACACCATGACCGAGCACGCCGGCGTCGTCCGCGACGAGGCCGGGCTGAAGGCGGGGCTGGCCGAGCTCGACCACCTCGACGAGCGCATGGCCGACGTCGGCATCCACCCCGACATCGCCGGCTTCCAGGACCTCGCGCACGCCTTCGACCTCAAGGCGTCCGCGCTGGCCGCCCGGGCGACGCTGGAGGCCGCGCGGGAGCGGCGCGAGACCCGCGGCTGCCACAACCGCGCCGACTACCCGGACCTCGACCCCGCGCTGCGGGTCAACCTTGTGTGGTCGCCCGCGACGGGCGTGGTGCGCGAGGAGATCCCGCCGGTGCCCGGCGAGATCGCCGCCCTGATCCGGGACGTCTCGACCGAGGGCAAGCTGGTCGAGTGA
- a CDS encoding ROK family transcriptional regulator, with translation MPIQRGGPVEGTPAEGAVFLTALTAGPIARVDIARETGLSSAAVTRVAKLLIDEGYLEYAPDQPQPNGDETRMGRPSSPLRVHARQTGSFGIIVRRDELIGMVCDLAGAPRVSERRALADTTVGAAVAAIAAFYRELVERAEAAGFVVAPHDLGLSLSGDIDHDTGYVRYSPFLGWRDVDLGAAVSAAVGAPVVVENDVKALTVAEQWFGLGRGITNFAVVTIGTGIGCALVVDGGLVRGAHSVAGEIGHLPLGDPSVQCHCGAHGCVEAEASTKALLERCRAATGRDDLTIETAVELARSGDESVRAIFARAGRLIGLALASVANLLGPERVIVAGEGVSSYDLFETAIREAFAEQAFGAAHQVPIHVRDLPFEEWARGAAAVAIQELVFPSRQRVAADTRRRPGVRRV, from the coding sequence GTGCCGATCCAGCGAGGCGGCCCGGTCGAGGGAACTCCGGCCGAGGGCGCCGTCTTCCTCACCGCGTTGACCGCCGGTCCCATCGCCCGCGTCGACATCGCCCGCGAGACGGGGTTGTCGTCGGCCGCCGTCACGCGGGTGGCGAAGCTGCTCATCGACGAGGGCTACCTCGAGTACGCGCCGGACCAGCCGCAGCCCAACGGCGACGAGACCCGGATGGGGCGGCCGAGCAGCCCGCTGCGGGTGCACGCGCGGCAGACCGGCTCGTTCGGCATCATCGTCCGGCGCGACGAGCTGATCGGCATGGTGTGCGACCTCGCCGGCGCGCCGCGGGTGTCCGAGCGCCGGGCGCTGGCCGACACCACCGTCGGCGCCGCCGTGGCGGCCATCGCCGCGTTCTACCGCGAGCTGGTCGAGCGGGCCGAGGCCGCCGGATTCGTCGTCGCGCCGCACGACCTCGGGCTGAGCCTGTCCGGCGACATCGACCACGACACCGGCTACGTCCGCTACTCGCCGTTCCTCGGCTGGCGCGACGTCGACCTCGGCGCCGCGGTGAGCGCCGCCGTCGGCGCCCCCGTCGTCGTCGAGAACGACGTCAAGGCGCTCACCGTCGCCGAGCAGTGGTTCGGGCTCGGCCGCGGCATCACGAACTTCGCCGTCGTCACCATCGGCACCGGCATCGGCTGCGCGCTCGTCGTCGACGGCGGGCTGGTGCGCGGCGCGCACAGCGTCGCGGGGGAGATCGGGCACCTGCCGCTCGGCGACCCGTCCGTCCAGTGCCACTGCGGCGCGCACGGCTGCGTCGAGGCCGAAGCGTCGACGAAGGCGCTGCTGGAGCGCTGCCGCGCCGCCACCGGCCGCGACGACCTCACCATCGAGACCGCGGTCGAGCTGGCCCGCTCCGGCGACGAGAGCGTCCGCGCGATCTTCGCCCGGGCCGGCCGGCTGATCGGCCTGGCGCTGGCCTCGGTGGCCAACCTGCTCGGCCCGGAACGCGTCATCGTCGCCGGTGAGGGCGTGTCCAGCTACGACCTGTTCGAGACGGCGATCCGCGAGGCGTTCGCCGAGCAGGCGTTCGGCGCCGCCCACCAGGTGCCCATCCACGTGCGCGACCTCCCGTTCGAGGAGTGGGCCCGCGGCGCCGCCGCGGTCGCCATCCAGGAGCTCGTCTTCCCGTCCCGCCAGCGTGTCGCCGCCGACACCCGCCGCCGTCCCGGAGTCCGTCGTGTCTGA
- a CDS encoding class I SAM-dependent methyltransferase translates to MTDLTTAQDSITRYWTGRADSYDAHHREQLGNAEVKAGWTDVWRRALPAPPARVLDVGTGTGHVALLLAELGHDVVGTDLSPGMLAKAREKAAGLAHPPELLIGDAVAPSFPDASFDVITSRYLLWTLRTPEIALRHWRALLRPGGLLAAVDSTWFPSGVPLDTLYNRRALSLLPLAEAASIDDSAAQVRAAGFADVVVTPLPEILDLDRRFGVADGHEVQLQFLITGRAA, encoded by the coding sequence ATGACCGACCTGACCACCGCCCAGGACAGCATCACCCGGTACTGGACCGGCCGCGCCGACTCCTACGACGCCCACCACCGCGAGCAGCTCGGCAACGCCGAGGTGAAGGCCGGTTGGACGGACGTGTGGCGGCGCGCGCTGCCCGCCCCGCCGGCCCGGGTGCTCGACGTCGGCACCGGCACCGGGCACGTCGCGCTGCTGCTCGCCGAGCTCGGCCACGACGTCGTCGGCACCGACCTCTCGCCCGGCATGCTGGCGAAGGCGCGGGAGAAGGCGGCCGGGCTGGCACACCCGCCGGAGCTGCTGATCGGCGACGCCGTCGCGCCGTCCTTCCCGGACGCGAGCTTCGACGTCATCACCAGCCGGTACCTGCTGTGGACGCTGCGCACGCCCGAGATCGCGCTGCGCCACTGGCGGGCGCTGCTGCGGCCGGGCGGGCTGCTGGCCGCCGTCGACAGCACCTGGTTCCCGTCCGGTGTGCCCCTGGACACGCTGTACAACCGCCGGGCGCTGTCGCTGCTGCCGCTGGCGGAGGCGGCCAGCATCGACGACTCCGCGGCGCAGGTGCGCGCGGCCGGGTTCGCCGACGTCGTCGTCACCCCGCTGCCGGAGATCCTCGACCTCGACCGGCGCTTCGGCGTCGCCGACGGCCACGAGGTGCAGCTGCAGTTCCTCATCACCGGGCGGGCGGCATGA